One part of the Syngnathus acus chromosome 17, fSynAcu1.2, whole genome shotgun sequence genome encodes these proteins:
- the dnajc1 gene encoding dnaJ homolog subfamily C member 1: MTVDGWLTVCGLALLSFGLPSDAWDADLELLDLVEEIPDTFYRFLSLEQDASASEIKKAYRRLSLVLHPDKNKDENAEEQFRQLVAIYEVLKDDERRRRYDDILINGLPDWRQPVFYYRRVRKMSNSELAFLLFVIVTVGHYAVIWSVYLEKLLDEMLAKKKREKKKKVNTKEEVKYGATDRSEERPHWQDLLPLKVSMWLYLSIKHMPQTLQEVQQYYEDYKQMKQQREEEEQEKAQQEVAGREKRPKVKKPKMDFPVYQPSAEQPNLQGYQQTGSIQEVEDQLDQWLQDQRPARKKASEWSEDDISLLSRLMGKFPGGTPGRWEKIAHELGRSVTDVTTKVKQAKDLSHLSTGLVKLSELKGPSLPARLLPVCDAITTCGTGEERHQDQHVAAVKRRSRKCAIATGEGEGARLRSRRQEDFDLDQVDEEKEAAEAAAPQQNKDTAEAAAVWTQNQQKLLEMALQQFPRGSVERWDRIAKVVPGKSKEDCMIRYKMLAELVQKRKQAKS, from the exons ATGACGGTGGACGGATGGCTAACTGTATGCGGCTTGGCTCTCCTGTCCTTCGGCCTTCCATCGGACGCTTGGGACGCGGACCTCGAGCTTCTCGACCTCGTTGAGGAAATTCCGGACACTTTTTACCGCTTCCTGTCGCTGGAGCAG GATGCGTCGGCATCAGAAATCAAAAAGGCATATCGCCGTCTGTCGCTCGTTTTGCACCCTGACAAGAACAAAGATGAAAATGCCGAGGAGCAATTCCGACAG CTGGTGGCCATTTATGAAGTCCTGAAGGACGACGAGAGACGACGCAG GTACGACGACATCCTGATAAACGGACTCCCCGACTGGCGGCAGCCCGTCTTCTACTACCGCCGCGTGAGGAAGATGAGCAACAGCGAGCTGGCCTTCCTgctatttgtcattgtcaccgTCGGACACTATGCAGTCATCTGGTCCGTTTACCTGGAGAAGCTGCTG GATGAAATGCTGGCCAAAAAgaagagagagaagaaaaagaaggtcAACACCAAAGAAGAAGTCAAATACGGCGCGACCGACAG GTCTGAGGAGCGCCCCCACTGGCAGGACCTTCTTCCTTTGAAAGTCAGCATGTGGCTCTACTTGTCAATCAAACACATGCCCCAAACCCTGCAG GAGGTGCAGCAGTACTATGAAGACTACAAGCAGATGAAGCAGCagagagaagaagaggagcaagAAAAAGCTCAACAGGAAGTTGCAGGCA GAGAAAAGAGGCCAAAGGTGAAGAAGCCCAAAATGGACTTCCCCGTTTACCAGCCGTCGGCAGAGCAGCCAAACTTGCAAGGTTACCAGCAGACAGGATCCATCCAGGAAGTGGAGGACCAGTTGGACCAATGGCTCCAGGATCAGAGGCCCGCCAGGAAGAAG GCGTCCGAGTGGAGCGAGGACGACATCAGCCTCCTCAGCAGACTGATGGGGAAATTCCCGGGAGGAACGCCCGGTCGCTGGGAGAAGATCGCCCACGAGTTGGGGAGATCCGTGACGGAT GTGACCACCAAAGTCAAACAAGCCAAAGACCTTAGCCACCTAAGCACAG GTCTGGTGAAGCTGTCCGAGTTGAAGGGGCCGTCTCTTCCTGCGAGGTTGCTTCCTGTTTGTGACGCCATTACGACGTGTGGAACCGGCGAGGAACGGCACCAGGACCAACACGTGGCGGCGGTTAAGCGGAGGAGCAGGAAGTGCGCAATTGCAACCGGCGAAGGGGAGGGGGCGCGCCTCAGGTCTCGGCGGCAGGAAGACTTCGACCTTGACCAGGTGGACGAAGAGAAGGAAGCGGCAGAGGCGGCAGCACCGCAGCAGAACAAGGACACGGCCGAGGCGGCAGCAGTGTGGACTCAGAACCAGCAGAAGCTTCTGGAAATGGCCCTGCAGCAGTTCCCCAGAGGAAGCGTTGAGCGCTGGGATCGCATCGCCAAAGTGGTTCCCGGGAAAAGCAAG gagGACTGCATGATTCGTTACAAGATGTTGGCAGAGCTGGtccaaaaaaggaaacaagccAAGAGCTGA